In Fusarium falciforme chromosome 9, complete sequence, the following are encoded in one genomic region:
- a CDS encoding Isovaleryl-CoA dehydrogenase, whose amino-acid sequence MAKRFLIPPRSLLPWTTTQRAKLPPLSPSPTPNSPARLIHARASEYLPSNLPGWSESQRSVREAIAKICEKYPDEYWLERDDQHKFPWEMYNDLASNGWLGICMPEEYGGSALGISEAATMLHTISESGACMNGASSVHMNIFGLEPVVKFGTQEQKDRWLMPLIQGKERACFGVTEPNTGLDTLRLQSTATRDGDFYVLRGSKVFISTAQVAEKILILVRTTPLDQVKKPSEGLSLFYTDLDRKAVQITEIPKMGRSAVDTNVLLFEDWKVPASDRIGGEGDGFRMTMHGMNAERILVGAEALGIGYAALRRTCNYVNERVVFGAPIGKYQGIQHPLAECWMNLESARLMIYTAARLYDEGYNDGEYANAAKFLAAEAAFKAAERAVMSHGGMGYTKEYHVERYLRESTLSRIAPISGEMIKNYIGQRVLGLPKSY is encoded by the coding sequence ATGGCCAAGAGATTTCTCATCCCACCGCGCTCCCTTCTGCCCTGGACGACGACACAGCGCGCAAAGCTACCGCCTCTATCGCCGTCCCCTACGCCCAACTCTCCCGCCCGCCTCATCCACGCGCGCGCATCTGAGTATTTGCCCAGCAACCTGCCTGGGTGGAGCGAGTCCCAGCGCTCCGTTCGGGAGGCCATAGCCAAGATCTGCGAGAAGTACCCTGACGAGTATTGGCTGGAGAGAGACGACCAGCACAAGTTTCCCTGGGAGATGTACAATGACCTGGCATCCAACGGATGGCTGGGGATTTGCATGCCCGAGGAGTATGGTGGCTCGGCGCTGGGCATCTCCGAGGCGGCCACAATGTTGCACACCATCTCAGAATCAGGCGCATGCATGAACGGGGCGTCATCGGTTCATATGAATATCTTTGGCCTCGAGCCTGTTGTCAAGTTTGGAACCCAGGAGCAAAAGGATCGCTGGCTTATGCCTCTGATCCAAGGCAAAGAACGAGCCTGCTTCGGGGTTACGGAGCCCAATACGGGCCTAGACACCTTGCGCTTGCAGTCAACGGCAACTCGAGACGGGGACTTCTATGTGCTAAGGGGCTCCAAGGTCTTCATCTCAACTGCTCAGGTGGCTGAAAAGATCCTCATCCTGGTCAGGACGACGCCGCTGgaccaggtcaagaagccAAGCGAAGGACTGTCCCTCTTTTACACCGACCTCGACCGCAAAGCAGTCCAGATCACTGAGATCCCTAAGATGGGTCGCTCGGCAGTCGATACTAAcgtcctcctcttcgagGACTGGAAGGTCCCCGCCAGTGACAGAATCGGAGGTGAGGGAGACGGCTTCAGGATGACCATGCATGGGATGAACGCCGAGAGAATCCTGGTCGGAGCAGAGGCCCTCGGGATTGGCTACGCGGCCCTCCGGCGCACTTGCAACTACGTCAATGAGAGGGTCGTCTTTGGAGCACCCATTGGTAAGTATCAGGGGATCCAGCATCCTCTGGCTGAGTGCTGGATGAACCTGGAGAGTGCGAGACTCATGATCTACACGGCGGCGCGGCTATACGACGAGGGATACAATGACGGCGAGTACGCAAACGCAGCTAAGTTTTTGGCTGCCGAGGCCGCCTTCAAGGCCGCCGAGAGAGCCGTCATGTCACACGGTGGAATGGGCTACACCAAGGAGTATCATGTGGAGCGGTATCTGAGAGAGTCAACCCTCTCGCGCATCGCCCCAATCAGCGGAGAGATGATCAAGAACTACATCGGGCAGCGGGTTCTTGGGCTTCCAAAGAGTTATTAG
- a CDS encoding PKS-ER domain-containing protein: protein MTLMLALRRRSSASRQAPGLLSRQLSTMRAVVVDGDNAVRVDYHRDVPRLQDDRILVRPVAVALNPTDWRHVRGGRARDGCILGCDYAGVVEAVGSAVTKPWQPGDRVFGCGHGANLVNPDDGVFAQVASLIGDLQMKIPDSLSFEEAATLGLGSITVGQGLYQKALKLQLPSRDGMLEKKDIAVLIYGGATATGALAIQFAKQSGYTAITTCSPRNFDYVRSLGADAVIDYHAADAGNQIRNLANNQLEFAWDTISVAQSAAICADALTTSQQRQPIYGTILPTRSPREDVETVSTVMYTAFGKDFKFGPVEMPASEDDFRFGKQFFQLVEDLVAQVSTPYFYMSPSISAKLVLQRRIRPHHFRVRDGGLEGLIQDLEDLEMGKVRAEKLVYVVN from the exons ATGACTTTGATGCTAGCCCTCAGGAGACGGTCCTCTGCAAGCCGGCAGGCACCAGGACTGCTCTCTCGCCAACTCAGCACCATGAGGGCGGTTGTGGTTGATGGCGACAACGCCGTCCGCGTCGACTACCACCGCGATGTCCCCCGACTCCAAGACGACCGCATCCTCGTACGGCCTGTCGCTGTTGCGCTGAACCCCACTGACTGGAGGCATGTGAGAGGGGGTCGGGCCAGAGACGGCTGTATCTTGGGCTGTGACTATGCAGGCGTCGTGGAGGCTGTGGGAAGTGCCGTCACCAAGCCATGGCAGCCCGGCGACAGAGTCTTTGGGTGCGGCCACGGGGCCAACCTTGTGAATCCAGACGATGGAGTCTTTGCCCAAGTTGCCTCGCTCATAGGTGACCTTCAGATGAAGATCCCTGACAGCTTGAGTTTCGAGGAGGCCGCTACCCTGGGGCTGGGCTCTATAACCGTTGGCCAGGGGCTGTACCAGAAAGCCCTGAAGCTGCAGCTACCATCAAGAGATGGCatgctcgagaagaaggacattgCCGTTCTCATCTACGGTGGTGCGACTGCCACTGGAGCTCTCGCCATCCAGTTTGCGAAGCA GTCTGGCTACACCGCCATCACGACGTGCTCGCCTCGCAATTTCGATTATGTCAGAAGCTTGGGTGCTGACGCTGTCATCGACTACCATGCCGCAGACGCCGGAAATCAGATCCGTAACCTCGCCAACAACCAGCTCGAATTCGCATGGGACACGATCAGCGTTGCTCAGTCGGCCGCCATCTGCGCGGATGCCCTCACCACCTCACAACAGCGCCAACCCATCTACGGCACGATTCTTCCCACTAGGAGCCCCCGGGAAGATGTCGAGACAGTATCAACCGTCATGTATACGGCTTTTGGCAAGGACTTCAAGTTTGGCCCCGTCGAGATGCCGGCAAGCGAGGACGACTTTCGATTTGGCAAGCAGTTCTTCCAGCTGGTAGAGGACTTGGTAGCGCAAGTAAGCACGCCTTATTTCTATATGAGCCCGAGTATTTCAGCTAAGTTGGTCTTGCAGCGTCGCATCCGACCCCATCATTTCCGTGTCAGAGACGGTGGCCTTGAAGGACTTATCCAGGAtctcgaggatcttgaaATGGGCAAGGTTCGAGCAGAAAAACTAGTCTATgtggttaattaa
- a CDS encoding Hydroxymethylglutaryl-CoA lyase, whose product MARITAAQSISRRLTQSRHASRRYLSSSRPSNVCRIVEVGPRDGLQNIKTFVPTATKIELIKRLAQTGLRDIEATSFVSPRWVPQLADGAQVLEALGPQTRGIRHPVLAPNLKGLERASAAGANEIVVFASGTEAFSRANQGCTVAEALDQAEEVTKKALGMGIKVRAVTSCIFEDPFSGPTPPDVVLPIVQRFLDMGCYEVGLGDTLGTGTPRDTQLLLETLLRRVPADRMAGHFHDTYGQGIANVVRAYEMGIRTFDSSVAGLGGCPYAPGAKGNVTTEDVVYTLEKMGVNTGVDLDKLIAVGQWISKQLGQPYGSRVGSAIAAKRASVQATDASKTRISWEVTDDTGEYRVSCAGTALKVTLSRPANGNALTNGMLEGLTNLFRGLANESSVYHIIIESEGKHFCTGMDLSGDTNTSDMSAESSYYDKVLALYDAIDHAPQTTIALINGPCFGGGVGLGFACDVRFASPKARWTLSEIKIGVSPAIISKYLVREWGVSVAREAMISGREMKPEELLKIGALHLVTDDLEAKLSEYLHQLERCAPRSATINKELTRLGWYAPESVEQAKLIETTFGNMMAPGSEGEHGIKKFQEKAKEFSWKSFWDGQSPRSGLNFVDHSPRKGWA is encoded by the exons ATGGCCAGAATAACCGCCGCCCAGTCAATCAGCAGGCGTCTAACCCAGAGCCGTCATGCCAGTCGTCGAtatctctcctcctcgcggCCGTCCAATGTTTGTCGCATCGTAGAGGTAGGGCCTCGTGATGGACTGCAAAACATTAAGACGTTCGTCCCCACGGCCACCAAGATCGAGCTCATTAAGCGACTTGCCCAGACTGGGCTCCGCGACATCGAGGCCACGTCCTTCGTCTCCCCCAGATGGGTTCCTCAGCTTGCGGATGGAGCCCAGGTGCTGGAAGCCCTTGGCCCGCAAACTCGTGGCATTCGACACCCTGTGCTGGCGCCTAATCTCAAGGGGCTGGAGAGGGCATCCGCGGCTGGCGCCAACGAGATCGTTGTTTTTGCCTCGGGAACGGAAGCTTTCAGCAGGGCGAATCAGGGGTGCACTGTCGCTGAGGCCCTCGaccaggccgaggaggtgACAAAGAAAGCTCTGGGTATGGGTATCAAAGTACGAGC CGTTACCTCGTGTATCTTCGAGGATCCCTTTAGCGGCCCCACGCCTCCGGACGTCGTACTTCCGATTGTTCAGCGATTTCTTGACATGGGCTGCTACGAGGTTGGTCTGGGCGACACTCTAGGTACAGGGACTCCTCGAGATACCCAGCTGTTGCTCGAGACGTTGCTCCGGCGCGTGCCTGCTGACCGGATGGCGGGTCATTTCCATGACACGTACGGTCAGGGCATAGCCAACGTTGTCCGCGCCTACGAGATGGGCATTCGCACGTTTGACTCTAGCGTTGCAGGGCTCGGTGGATGCCCATATGCACCGGGGGCGAAAGGAAACGTGACCACCGAGGATGTGGTGTACACACTGGAGAAGATGGGCGTCAATACCGGTGTCGACCTCGACAAACTCATCGCCGTCGGCCAGTGGATCTCGAAGCAGCTGGGTCAGCCATACGGCAGCAGGGTCGGTTCAGCTATCGCCGCAAAGCGAGCTTCAGTCCAGGCGACGGACGCCTCCAAGACCAGGATTTCGTGGGAGGTGACGGACGACACGGGCGAGTACCGCGTCTCCTGTGCTGGCACAGCCCTCAAGGTCACGCTATCCAGGCCCGCAAATGGAAACGCGTTGACAAATGGCATGCTGGAGGGCCTGACAAATCTCTTCCGAGGTCTCGCTAACGAATCATCTGTTTACCATATTATCATCGAATCCGAGGGCAAGCATTTTTGTACTGGCATGGACCTGAGCGGCGATACGAATACATCTGATATGTCTGCCGAGTCTAGCTATTACGATAAGGTGCTCGCCCTCTACGACGCCATCGACCATGCCCCACAGACGACCATCGCCTTGATCAACGGTCCTTgcttcggcggcggcgtAGGCCTTGGCTTTGCATGCGACGTCCGTTTTGCCTCTCCCAAGGCCCGCTGGACCCTGAGCGAGATCAAGATTGGCGTCAGCCCGGCCATCATCTCAAAGTACCTGGTCCGAGAGTGGGGAGTCTCTGTGGCACGAGAGGCCATGATCTCCGGCCGAGAGATGAAGCCCGAAGAACTCCTCAAGATAGGTGCCCTTCATTTGGTTACGGACGATTTGGAAGCGAAGCTGAGCGAGTATCTTCATCAGCTCGAGAGATGTGCACCACGATCCGCCACCATCAATAAGGAGCTTACAAGGTTGGGCTGGTATGCCCCTGAGAGCGTCGAGCAGGCAAAGTTGATCGAAACAACATTTGGTAATATGATGGCACCTGGATCCGAGGGAGAACATGGAATAAAGAAGTTCCAGGAAAAAGCCAAAGAGTTCAGCTGGAAGTCTTTCTGGGACGGCCAAAGCCCTCGGTCAGGGCTTAACTTTGTAGATCACTCCCCTAGGAAGGGGTGGGCATAG